One genomic segment of Candidatus Baltobacteraceae bacterium includes these proteins:
- a CDS encoding ATP-binding cassette domain-containing protein gives MNERNGKKLIARLHDTSLSFGDKVVLRNCSLDVVEGAITCIVGLSGAGKSTILRLIDGLLKPNEGHVYVGDRDIVALGEDQLIEIRQRISLSFQFAALLDSLTVGDNVALPLREHTRDSEAEIRKQVMDALESVGLENTYDLFPSELSGGMLKRAGFARAIVTHPELILYDEPTTGLDPIVTHLITDTIIQLRKKLNGTAVVISHDLHSIFMMADYVAMLFEGAIIAYDTAENIKNSNNPIVQQFLTGSEKGPIPI, from the coding sequence GTGAACGAGCGCAACGGCAAGAAGCTGATCGCACGGCTCCACGACACCTCGCTCTCGTTCGGCGACAAGGTGGTGCTGCGTAACTGCAGCCTCGACGTCGTCGAAGGCGCGATCACGTGCATCGTCGGACTTTCCGGCGCCGGCAAATCGACGATCCTTCGCCTTATCGACGGATTGCTCAAGCCCAACGAAGGGCACGTGTACGTCGGCGACCGCGACATCGTCGCGTTGGGTGAAGATCAACTGATCGAAATTCGGCAGCGCATCAGCCTCAGCTTCCAGTTCGCGGCACTGCTGGACAGCTTGACGGTCGGTGACAACGTCGCACTGCCGCTGCGCGAGCACACCCGCGACAGCGAGGCCGAGATTCGCAAACAAGTCATGGACGCGCTCGAAAGCGTCGGACTCGAGAATACGTACGATCTCTTTCCCAGCGAGCTTTCGGGCGGCATGCTCAAGCGGGCAGGCTTCGCTCGCGCCATCGTCACCCATCCCGAACTCATCCTGTACGACGAGCCGACGACCGGTCTCGATCCGATCGTGACGCACCTCATCACCGACACGATCATTCAGCTGCGCAAGAAACTCAACGGCACCGCGGTGGTCATTTCGCACGACCTACATTCGATTTTTATGATGGCGGACTACGTCGCGATGCTCTTCGAGGGGGCCATCATCGCCTACGACACCGCCGAAAACATCAAAAACAGCAACAATCCGATCGTCCAGCAGTTCCTAACCGGCTCTGAAAAGGGGCCGATCCCGATTTGA
- a CDS encoding ABC transporter permease, with product MRMLDKVGRATTDFFEYAGGLTLLTFESAGFVARLRVRAAETLAQCYLLGVQSWIIVVLTSLFTGMVISLESAQQAVSFGFANLVGGAVAYGTVRELGPMLTAVVVAGRAGAAIAAELGSMVVTEQIEALRSMALEPSRFLVVPRLVALLVMLPLLTVFADVVSILGGMWIAATYAHISYDSFISSARQAIEFGDVVRGLIKSVAFAIIIAMVGAYQGLSTRGGAAGVGISTTSAVVVSIILIFVSNFVLSFLLFGGQ from the coding sequence ATGAGGATGCTCGACAAGGTCGGCCGGGCGACGACGGACTTCTTCGAATACGCCGGCGGCCTGACGCTGCTGACGTTCGAATCGGCCGGCTTCGTCGCGCGCTTGCGCGTTCGGGCGGCCGAAACGCTGGCGCAATGTTACCTCCTCGGCGTTCAGTCGTGGATCATCGTCGTGCTCACGTCGCTCTTCACCGGCATGGTGATCTCGCTGGAGTCGGCGCAACAAGCGGTGTCCTTCGGATTTGCCAACCTCGTCGGCGGCGCCGTGGCGTACGGCACCGTTCGCGAGCTCGGCCCAATGCTCACCGCGGTGGTCGTTGCAGGCCGCGCCGGAGCCGCCATCGCGGCCGAACTCGGTTCCATGGTGGTTACCGAGCAGATCGAAGCCTTGCGCTCGATGGCGCTCGAACCCTCGCGGTTTCTCGTGGTGCCGCGCCTCGTGGCGCTCTTGGTGATGTTGCCGCTGCTGACGGTCTTCGCCGACGTGGTATCGATCCTCGGCGGCATGTGGATCGCGGCAACGTACGCGCATATCTCCTACGATTCGTTTATCTCGTCGGCCCGGCAGGCCATTGAGTTCGGCGACGTCGTGAGGGGCCTCATTAAATCCGTGGCTTTTGCGATCATCATCGCCATGGTCGGCGCGTATCAAGGTTTATCGACGCGCGGCGGCGCTGCCGGTGTGGGCATCTCCACGACGTCGGCGGTCGTCGTCTCCATCATCTTGATCTTCGTCTCCAACTTCGTCCTCTCGTTTCTGCTCTTCGGCGGCCAGTGA
- the rph gene encoding ribonuclease PH, with product MTRSDGRQLDELRPVSIEPGFLKYAEGSALISVGNTRVLCAATLEDRVPQWMKGRGVGWVTAEYAMLPRATQERTQREATKGRVGGRTHEIQRIIGRALRAVTDMAKLGERTLWIDCDVLQADGGTRTAAVTGAYVALAMALRKMYDPADRGRWPLTGMIAATSAGIVNGRVLLDLAYDEDSQAHVDMNVFMTDAGRFVELQGTAEATPFDRAELDAMLALAESGIRRLFDAQAAALGTAAPLHAG from the coding sequence ATGACGCGCAGCGACGGCCGGCAACTCGACGAGTTGCGCCCGGTGTCCATCGAGCCGGGGTTTTTGAAGTACGCCGAAGGCAGCGCGCTCATCAGCGTGGGCAACACGCGCGTCCTCTGCGCCGCCACGCTGGAAGACCGCGTACCGCAGTGGATGAAGGGCCGCGGAGTCGGTTGGGTGACGGCCGAGTACGCTATGCTTCCGCGCGCGACCCAAGAGCGCACGCAGCGGGAGGCCACCAAAGGCCGCGTCGGCGGACGGACGCATGAAATCCAACGCATCATCGGACGCGCGCTGCGCGCGGTTACGGATATGGCAAAGTTGGGCGAGCGTACGCTTTGGATCGACTGCGACGTTCTCCAGGCCGACGGCGGGACGCGCACCGCCGCGGTTACCGGTGCCTACGTCGCGCTGGCCATGGCGCTGCGCAAGATGTACGATCCCGCCGACCGTGGGCGCTGGCCCCTGACCGGCATGATTGCGGCAACCAGCGCCGGCATCGTCAACGGCCGCGTGCTGCTCGACCTCGCCTACGACGAGGATAGCCAGGCGCACGTCGACATGAACGTTTTCATGACCGATGCGGGCCGGTTCGTCGAACTGCAAGGCACCGCCGAAGCGACGCCGTTCGATCGCGCCGAGCTCGACGCGATGCTGGCCCTGGCCGAAAGCGGGATCCGCCGTCTGTTCGACGCGCAGGCCGCCGCGCTTGGCACGGCCGCTCCGCTGCATGCCGGATAA
- the glmS gene encoding glutamine--fructose-6-phosphate transaminase (isomerizing), whose amino-acid sequence MCGIVGYIGQKDSVPIILDALGRLEYRGYDSAGIAVIDSAGALTGSKAEGKLSRLAERLNNGERISGIVGVGHTRWATHGRPSDANAHPHMDCGEKIAVVHNGIIENYSSLRARLIELGHTFRSETDTEVLAHLIEVHYDGNLEEAVRKTLHEVRGAYALGVISSDDPDHLVFARNGASPLVIGIGDGEMYVASDTPAILPYTRKEIILQEGEIAVVGRDGYSLTDYQGKKIERDAVQIMWDAGSAEKSGFKHFMLKEIFEQPNVIKETLAGRIDDEGVVHLGREIGAITAKQLRVINKIAITGCGTAYHAGLVGMYLLRSLVRLPVEMELASEFRYSDPVIDPSALVVAMSQSGETADTIEAVRIAKQSGSLVLGVCNVLGSHLSRLADGTLFTRGGPEIGVAATKTYVSQVTAMTLLAIYLAQLRGTCDARRLNEIADGTKLLPAAVDVVLNTSDEIRKVAREVRKARSVLFLGRYVNFPTALEGALKLKEISYIHAEGYPAGEMKHGPIALLDSTVPVIGIMTEDRVREKMLSNLMESKAREAPVIVVANHGDKDARAVADHVFWVPKVDELLSPIVNVIPLQLLAYHIADIEGKDVDQPRNLAKTVTVE is encoded by the coding sequence ATGTGCGGCATAGTCGGTTACATCGGACAGAAGGACAGCGTTCCGATCATCCTCGACGCCCTCGGGCGGCTGGAGTATCGCGGCTACGACAGCGCCGGCATCGCCGTGATCGACTCGGCCGGCGCGCTCACCGGTTCTAAGGCCGAAGGCAAGCTTTCGCGTTTGGCCGAGCGGCTGAACAACGGCGAGCGCATATCGGGCATCGTGGGCGTGGGCCACACGCGCTGGGCGACGCACGGCCGCCCTTCCGACGCGAACGCGCATCCGCACATGGACTGCGGCGAAAAGATCGCGGTCGTTCACAACGGTATCATCGAAAATTACTCATCCTTGCGGGCGCGGCTCATCGAGCTCGGCCACACGTTCCGCAGTGAAACCGACACCGAAGTGCTCGCGCACCTCATCGAGGTGCACTACGACGGCAATCTCGAGGAAGCCGTGCGCAAGACGCTGCACGAAGTGCGCGGCGCCTATGCGCTAGGCGTGATCTCGAGCGACGACCCCGATCATCTCGTCTTTGCGCGCAACGGTGCTAGCCCGCTCGTGATCGGCATCGGTGACGGCGAGATGTACGTCGCCTCCGATACGCCGGCGATTCTGCCGTACACACGCAAAGAGATCATCCTTCAGGAGGGTGAGATCGCAGTCGTCGGGCGTGACGGGTATTCGCTAACCGATTACCAGGGAAAAAAGATCGAGCGCGACGCCGTGCAGATCATGTGGGATGCGGGATCCGCCGAAAAGAGCGGTTTCAAGCACTTCATGCTCAAGGAGATCTTCGAGCAGCCCAACGTCATCAAAGAGACCCTCGCCGGGCGCATCGACGACGAAGGCGTCGTGCACCTGGGTCGCGAGATCGGCGCAATCACCGCCAAACAGCTGCGCGTCATCAACAAGATCGCGATCACGGGGTGCGGCACCGCGTACCACGCAGGGCTGGTCGGCATGTACTTGCTGCGCTCGCTCGTGCGCCTGCCGGTCGAGATGGAGCTGGCCAGCGAGTTTCGCTACAGCGATCCCGTCATCGATCCGAGCGCGCTAGTCGTCGCCATGTCGCAATCGGGCGAAACCGCCGACACTATTGAGGCCGTCCGCATCGCAAAACAGTCCGGCAGCTTAGTGCTCGGCGTTTGCAACGTGCTCGGTTCGCACTTATCGCGCCTAGCCGACGGCACGCTCTTTACGCGCGGCGGTCCGGAGATCGGGGTGGCCGCCACCAAAACCTACGTCTCTCAAGTCACCGCCATGACCTTGCTCGCCATCTACCTCGCGCAGCTGCGCGGGACGTGCGACGCGCGGCGGCTCAACGAAATCGCCGACGGAACGAAGCTGCTGCCCGCTGCGGTCGACGTCGTGCTCAACACCTCCGACGAGATCCGCAAGGTCGCGCGCGAAGTGCGCAAAGCGCGCAGCGTGCTCTTCCTAGGCCGCTACGTGAACTTCCCGACCGCGCTCGAGGGCGCGCTCAAACTCAAGGAAATTTCGTACATCCACGCTGAAGGCTATCCGGCCGGCGAGATGAAGCACGGCCCGATCGCGCTGCTCGATTCTACCGTGCCGGTTATTGGCATCATGACCGAAGACCGCGTGCGCGAGAAGATGCTTTCCAACCTCATGGAGTCGAAGGCTCGTGAGGCGCCGGTGATCGTCGTGGCCAATCACGGCGACAAGGACGCCCGGGCAGTGGCCGATCACGTGTTCTGGGTGCCCAAAGTCGACGAACTGCTCTCGCCGATCGTCAACGTCATCCCCTTGCAGCTCCTCGCCTATCACATCGCCGACATCGAAGGCAAAGACGTCGACCAACCGCGAAACCTCGCCAAGACCGTTACCGTAGAATAA
- the rpoZ gene encoding DNA-directed RNA polymerase subunit omega: MSKSVFGDLDALLKHADSKFSLVNIVTKRARQLNNWIRVQQLPPTDRREYFASEPLVDKEAINPNKPVSIALDEIAEGKIAYHRTREGIK; encoded by the coding sequence ATGAGTAAATCCGTTTTCGGCGACCTGGACGCGCTTCTCAAACATGCCGACTCCAAGTTTAGCCTCGTCAACATCGTCACCAAGCGTGCCCGGCAGTTGAACAACTGGATTCGGGTGCAGCAGCTTCCCCCAACGGACCGCCGCGAGTATTTCGCAAGCGAGCCGCTGGTCGATAAGGAAGCCATCAATCCGAACAAGCCGGTATCGATCGCGCTCGACGAGATCGCCGAAGGCAAGATTGCCTACCACCGGACGAGGGAAGGTATTAAGTAG
- the gmk gene encoding guanylate kinase: protein MITGPGLVFVVSGPSGAGKDTLVDALLARLPRLRYSISATTRPPRQGEEDGKHYFFLSREEFERRLAAGQLLEWREYNGNLYGTPRDYIERTVGEGYDLILKPEVNGALAVKSAYPDAVLIFLVPDHFSRLRERLLARRTETNEQILERLETAQEEFNAIPSFDYIVVNAEDKREEAVADLQAILQAERFRIHRYSEESIESIRKP, encoded by the coding sequence GTGATCACCGGGCCCGGTCTGGTTTTCGTCGTGTCGGGGCCCTCGGGGGCCGGCAAGGACACGCTGGTGGACGCGCTGCTAGCGCGCCTGCCGAGACTACGGTACTCGATCTCCGCCACCACGCGGCCTCCGCGTCAAGGGGAAGAGGACGGCAAACACTACTTCTTTCTTTCGCGCGAAGAGTTCGAACGCCGCTTAGCGGCCGGCCAACTGCTGGAGTGGCGCGAGTACAACGGCAACCTTTACGGGACGCCGCGTGATTACATCGAGCGTACCGTCGGTGAAGGCTACGACCTGATCCTCAAGCCGGAAGTCAACGGCGCGCTGGCAGTCAAATCGGCGTATCCCGACGCGGTGCTGATCTTTCTGGTGCCGGATCACTTTTCTCGGCTGCGCGAACGCCTGCTGGCGCGCAGAACCGAAACCAACGAACAAATCTTGGAGCGGCTCGAAACCGCGCAAGAGGAGTTCAACGCCATCCCCAGCTTCGACTACATCGTGGTCAACGCCGAGGATAAGCGAGAAGAAGCGGTAGCCGATCTGCAAGCGATCTTGCAGGCGGAACGCTTCCGAATACACAGGTATAGCGAAGAATCGATTGAGAGTATAAGGAAACCATGA
- a CDS encoding long-chain fatty acid--CoA ligase, with protein MSLSLAAILAEAARRHAARTAIVFEDERIPYRDLWEQARRYAAALAAQGVGPDDRVAILMPNVPDFPRAYFAILALGAVVVPVHGLLTADEVAYVLRDSQAKALICAGPLLTVGATACAATGTPCLTPDRLAAQIEPLAAYVSRAADDAAVVLYTSGTTGAPKGAILTHGNIMWNVHVTAHDLMHAVYDDVFLGALPLFHCFGQVVVMNVGLLVGACVVLVARFDGDRALELMESERVTIWAGVPTMHIALIAAAERHPRKLALRLVKSGGAPLPVAVLERFESIFGVPIFEGYGLTETSPVASFNQSCFGRKAGSVGCAVWGVDIAVAAAEIDDRIELLGDGELGEIVIRGHNVFKGYLNNPEATAAAIVDGWFRTGDLGTRDADGFITIVDRKKDLIIRGGFNVYPREIEEVLMRHPAIAQVAVIGVPHETHGEEVVAVVVARGEDFDGEAIVAWSQQHLGKHKYPRRVERIEALPLGPSGKVLKRELRLQFSAAGVR; from the coding sequence ATGTCGCTCTCACTAGCTGCCATTTTGGCCGAAGCCGCCCGGCGCCATGCCGCCCGCACGGCCATCGTCTTCGAGGACGAGCGCATCCCTTACCGCGACCTCTGGGAGCAGGCTCGGCGCTACGCGGCCGCGTTGGCGGCGCAAGGGGTGGGCCCGGACGACCGGGTCGCCATCTTGATGCCGAACGTGCCGGACTTTCCCCGCGCGTACTTTGCGATTCTCGCGCTCGGCGCGGTCGTCGTGCCGGTCCACGGCCTGTTGACGGCCGATGAGGTGGCCTACGTGCTGCGCGATTCGCAGGCCAAGGCGCTCATCTGCGCCGGTCCGCTGCTGACGGTCGGGGCGACTGCCTGCGCAGCGACCGGGACCCCGTGCTTGACCCCAGACCGGTTGGCCGCCCAGATCGAGCCGTTGGCGGCGTACGTTTCGCGCGCTGCCGACGACGCGGCCGTCGTTCTCTATACGAGCGGAACGACGGGTGCTCCCAAAGGCGCGATTCTCACGCACGGCAACATCATGTGGAACGTGCACGTCACCGCGCACGATCTCATGCACGCCGTTTACGACGACGTGTTTCTGGGCGCGCTTCCACTGTTTCACTGCTTCGGTCAAGTCGTCGTCATGAACGTTGGGTTGCTCGTCGGCGCCTGCGTCGTGCTCGTCGCTCGTTTCGACGGCGACCGCGCGCTCGAGCTGATGGAAAGCGAGCGCGTCACGATTTGGGCCGGCGTTCCCACGATGCACATCGCGTTGATTGCCGCCGCCGAACGGCATCCGCGCAAACTCGCGCTTCGTTTGGTGAAGTCGGGCGGCGCACCGCTTCCGGTTGCGGTGCTCGAGCGATTCGAGTCGATCTTTGGGGTTCCGATCTTCGAGGGGTACGGACTTACCGAAACGTCGCCGGTCGCATCGTTCAACCAATCCTGCTTCGGCCGCAAAGCCGGTTCGGTGGGATGCGCCGTCTGGGGCGTCGACATCGCGGTTGCGGCCGCCGAGATCGACGACCGCATCGAGCTGCTGGGCGACGGCGAGCTTGGCGAAATCGTCATACGCGGGCACAACGTCTTCAAAGGCTACTTGAACAACCCCGAGGCTACCGCGGCGGCCATCGTCGACGGATGGTTTCGCACCGGCGATCTCGGCACGCGCGACGCAGACGGCTTCATCACCATCGTCGATCGCAAGAAAGACTTGATCATTCGCGGGGGGTTCAACGTGTATCCGCGCGAGATCGAGGAGGTGCTCATGCGCCATCCCGCTATCGCGCAAGTCGCGGTGATCGGAGTCCCGCACGAAACGCACGGCGAGGAAGTCGTCGCGGTGGTCGTGGCGCGCGGCGAGGATTTTGACGGCGAGGCCATCGTCGCGTGGTCGCAGCAGCACCTCGGTAAACACAAATATCCGCGCCGGGTCGAACGCATCGAAGCGCTGCCGCTAGGCCCGAGCGGAAAGGTGCTCAAGCGCGAGTTGCGGCTGCAGTTTTCGGCGGCGGGAGTTCGCTAA
- a CDS encoding NFACT RNA binding domain-containing protein, protein MTTDWVMIRRAAQELDERLRGARLLDAGLLPDGRIALSLRARGGAITLVADLFGTPPLVTLEDADLPIAVEPGFVRKLATTLRGMTVTAVRSRQGDRVMRLEFGTRSRFGVGDAAELVLELVPRFGNAVLTKRGVIVAAAKEFTLAENPVRAILAGQPYVAPPPRASAPPAPETGAGDESVLETFARMRAQRSEERDHRGAQRRRQSLTRRLEAREHKLRSELAALAAKRREAESRGELRDEGERIFASLHELDESERADAKERAAKLFARYKKLHASLAHVEVREAALARSLEAIDVLRWEAERAADEDLDDVERAAGELEPRRAQTREPQTVKRRKRKPLEFRTAAGSRIVVGRSPVENADVTFRMARPEDLWFHAQGIPGAHVVLARDDRSTPPGEDIDVAAALAAFHSKARASAKVPVDYTQRKYVRKQQNAPPGLVWYTHPKTILAEPITEDALRSLSSRRS, encoded by the coding sequence ATGACGACCGACTGGGTAATGATCCGGCGAGCGGCCCAGGAACTCGACGAGCGGCTGCGCGGTGCGCGCCTGCTCGATGCCGGGCTATTGCCCGACGGCCGCATCGCGTTGTCGCTCCGCGCGCGCGGCGGCGCCATTACGCTCGTCGCGGATCTGTTCGGGACGCCTCCGCTGGTCACGCTCGAGGATGCCGATTTGCCGATCGCAGTCGAGCCCGGTTTTGTCCGCAAGCTCGCGACCACGCTGCGCGGGATGACCGTGACGGCCGTCCGGTCCCGCCAAGGGGATCGCGTCATGCGCCTGGAGTTCGGGACGCGCTCGCGCTTCGGCGTGGGCGATGCGGCGGAGCTCGTTCTCGAGCTCGTGCCGCGTTTCGGAAACGCCGTGCTGACCAAACGCGGCGTGATCGTCGCGGCCGCCAAGGAGTTCACCCTCGCGGAGAACCCGGTGCGGGCGATTCTCGCAGGGCAACCATACGTTGCGCCGCCGCCACGCGCGAGTGCGCCGCCGGCACCCGAGACCGGTGCCGGCGACGAATCCGTGCTCGAGACGTTTGCGCGGATGCGCGCGCAGCGGTCGGAAGAGCGAGACCACCGCGGTGCGCAACGGCGGCGTCAATCGCTGACGCGTCGCTTGGAGGCACGCGAGCATAAGTTACGTTCGGAACTGGCAGCGCTCGCGGCAAAGCGCCGCGAGGCCGAATCGCGCGGCGAACTTCGCGACGAAGGCGAACGCATCTTCGCTTCGCTGCACGAGCTCGACGAGAGCGAGCGCGCCGACGCGAAGGAACGCGCCGCCAAACTGTTCGCGCGGTACAAGAAGCTGCACGCATCGCTCGCGCACGTGGAGGTGCGCGAAGCCGCGTTGGCGCGGTCGCTCGAGGCCATCGACGTGCTGCGCTGGGAAGCCGAACGGGCCGCCGACGAAGATCTCGACGACGTCGAGCGCGCCGCCGGGGAACTGGAGCCGCGCCGAGCGCAAACGCGCGAGCCTCAGACCGTCAAACGGCGCAAACGAAAACCGCTGGAGTTTCGTACCGCGGCGGGATCGCGTATCGTGGTCGGGCGCTCGCCGGTCGAAAACGCCGACGTGACGTTTCGGATGGCGCGGCCTGAGGATCTGTGGTTTCACGCGCAGGGCATCCCCGGCGCGCACGTCGTGTTGGCGCGCGACGATCGCTCGACGCCGCCCGGCGAAGATATCGACGTCGCGGCGGCGCTCGCTGCGTTTCATTCAAAGGCGCGTGCGAGCGCGAAAGTCCCGGTCGATTACACGCAGCGCAAATACGTGCGCAAACAGCAGAACGCACCGCCCGGATTGGTCTGGTACACCCATCCCAAGACCATCCTGGCGGAGCCGATTACGGAAGACGCCCTTCGCAGCCTTTCCAGTCGACGTTCGTAA
- a CDS encoding Fe-Mn family superoxide dismutase, which translates to MQVSLAQKPIAAKKWDALRGLQGISDATLEMHFGLYEGYVKNTNLLFERLAELREKGEAKGPNPQYAELVRRLGFEQNGVRLHELYFDNMTAKPGEMKSGRLYDTLGEAFGSFEQWKNDFAAVGGMRGIGWAIAYYDVDNRTIRNYWIDDHQNGHIAGFVPIVVMDIWEHAFIKDYKPAEKAKYIEAFLTNVDWKGCEGRLP; encoded by the coding sequence ATGCAAGTCTCTCTTGCCCAGAAACCGATTGCTGCGAAGAAGTGGGACGCACTCCGAGGGCTGCAAGGCATCTCCGACGCGACCTTGGAGATGCACTTCGGCCTGTACGAAGGCTACGTCAAGAACACGAATCTGCTCTTCGAGCGCCTTGCCGAACTGCGCGAAAAGGGCGAAGCCAAAGGCCCGAATCCCCAATACGCGGAGCTCGTACGACGGCTGGGATTCGAACAGAACGGCGTCCGCCTTCACGAACTCTACTTCGACAACATGACGGCGAAGCCGGGCGAAATGAAATCCGGCCGCTTGTACGACACCCTCGGTGAGGCATTCGGAAGTTTCGAACAGTGGAAGAACGACTTTGCTGCCGTCGGCGGCATGCGCGGCATCGGGTGGGCTATCGCCTACTACGACGTCGATAACCGCACGATTCGCAACTACTGGATCGACGACCACCAGAACGGCCACATCGCCGGCTTCGTACCGATCGTCGTGATGGATATTTGGGAACACGCCTTCATCAAAGACTACAAACCGGCCGAGAAGGCGAAATATATCGAGGCGTTCCTTACGAACGTCGACTGGAAAGGCTGCGAAGGGCGTCTTCCGTAA